Proteins from one Nitrospiria bacterium genomic window:
- a CDS encoding TRL domain-containing protein → MGKRFCLLFGSLMLTLTLTACAGVGGYTQPAGLFPAGFLFTDSVSGSQVYENGVTPKKEGKACGNYILFVGTGDTSVEAAMNNGGIKKLVFVKQSIKSVLGPLFGEVCTIARGN, encoded by the coding sequence ATGGGAAAACGGTTTTGTCTTTTATTCGGTTCGCTAATGTTAACCTTAACTTTAACCGCTTGCGCAGGAGTAGGAGGATATACCCAACCGGCAGGCCTTTTTCCTGCAGGGTTTCTATTCACCGATTCGGTTTCAGGGTCCCAAGTTTATGAAAATGGTGTTACACCCAAGAAAGAAGGAAAAGCATGCGGTAATTATATTTTATTTGTGGGAACAGGTGATACCTCGGTCGAGGCCGCAATGAACAATGGAGGAATCAAGAAATTGGTTTTTGTGAAACAGTCTATTAAATCCGTCCTTGGCCCCCTCTTTGGTGAGGTCTGCACCATCGCCCGTGGAAACTAA